From the Methanoculleus caldifontis genome, the window GTCCGACACCCACACCGCATCGATCGCTCCGGGGCACTGGGTCACGCTGACCGCCACCGGCGGCTCTGCAGGCGCGACCTGGAAGGCCGCCCTCGGCACTCACACCGTGAAGGCCAACGTGGACGATGTCAACCGGATCTCCGAGAGCAATGAGAACAACAATGTTATGAGCAAGCAGATCGTCGTTGCCCAGCCGGCCCCCGTCAAGGGAGACCTCAACGGAGATGGCAGCGTTGACTGGACCGACGTGATGATTGCTGCCGAGATGGCGCAGGGGAAGACCACCTCCCGGACGGCTGCCGACCTTGACGGGAACGGCACCGTGGACTGGAAGGACGTTGCCCTGCTGACCGACTTCTTCTTCGGCAGGATCTCCTCGCTCTAACATCTGAGCCGGGGGTGAACCCCCGTCTCCCACCCCGTTTTTATTCTTGTTCTCGCCGGCATCCTGCCGCGTAAGCCGGCGACAGGCTCCTGCGGATAAAACTTTCCTATCTCTACGAAGACCGCCGGGGCTTATCCCGGTCGGCAGGACCTCAAAGAGCCTCTCCTACGGGTCCCTCAACCCGAAAGCAGCCGGACCGGTGGATACATCTATATAGGTGCCGCCCGATACTGGCGCCCAATGGCAGTAGCACTCCCCAAAAACTTCAGTGAGGTGAGAAGGCAGTTCCAGGAGCCGCTTATCCGGAACTCGTTCTTCATCATGGCTTCATCGTTCGTCGCAGCGGGATTCGGGTTCTTCTTCTGGATGATCGCGGCCCGGTTCTACTCGCAGGCGGACGTGGGCATCGCAACTGCCCTGATGTCGTCTGTCGGGCTCCTCATCCTCATCTCCCGGCTCGGCCTGGACCAGTCGGTGATCCGGTTCTTTCCCAGCCGTGACAAGAACCGGGTGCTCGGGACCGCCATCCTCGTGCCGACGGCGATCGCGCTCGGTGCGGGCCTGCTCTTCATCGCCACGGTCGACTTAGTTTCACCGGAGCTCGCGATCGTCCGGACGATCGCGCCGCTTTACCTCATCATCCTCGGAGCATACTCCGTCACCTGGGTCCTTGAGGGCGCGCTCAACGCCCTGCGGAGATCCGAGCACTACTTTGCCTTGAACCTCCTCTACGGGTCGAGGATCCTCTTCCTGGTGCCCCTGGTCTTCCTCGGGGCGACGGGTATCTTCGGGGCCTTCGGCCTCTCGTTCGTCATCGGCCTCTTCCTTGCTCTCTTCCTCCTCTCGCGGTCCTCCGTGCGCCCGGTACTGGGCGTGGACCGGGTCTTCCTGCGGGAGGCCTGGCAGTTCTCAGCCGGCGCATACGTCGCCGGGATACTGATGTCGGCACCGAACATGGTCATCCCGATCATGGTGCTCCACGTGCTCGGCGCCGAGAGCACCGCCAACTACTACATCACCTACGCCATCGTCTCGGTGCTCTTCATGATCCCCTACGCGTTCACGACCTCGCTCTTCGTCGAGGGGAGCCACGGCGGGGAGATGAAGGGGAGCGTGCTCCGGACGCTCGCGAGCATGTTCGCCCTGCTCATACCTGCAATCATCGTTCTCTCCCTCTTCGGGGAGCAGATCCTCAGCCTGATCGGCAAAGACTACGTCGAGGGGATAGCCCTGCTCCAGGTGCTCGCGGTCTCCGCCCTCTTCGTCTCGATCTGCCAGACCTTCATATCCATAGCAAAAGTCCGGAACGATATCCGGAGCCTCATCATCCTGAGCGGTTTTGTCAGCATCGCCCTGCTCGGCCTCGGCTATACCCTGATGGACCGGTTCGGCCTCATCGGGATGGGGTATGCGTGGTTTACCACGTATCTTGCAGGCACGCTCCTCGTGGGCCTGATCCTGAAGAAGAAAGGGTGGGTATAAGCCAGGTTCTCCCGGCCGATCGGCCGGAGGCTCTTCTCCTCCCGGCGCCCGCCTCCGGCATATGCGCGGAGGGCAGCTCCGGATGATGCCGTCAGAACCGCTGCAGGGGCCGGACGCCCGCCCGTCACCGGTAGTAGACGGCTGAACCGGCGTTGTCGTAGATCCTGTTCTGGTTCTCTACGAAGAGTCCGGCATCGACGTACATCGCCGTCGTGACCGTGTTCTTCTGCGCCTCAAGCCGGATGTCCTCCCGGACGAGGTTGTAGGTGCCGAAGTAGGTGTAGGAGTTCGGCTCTATCAGCGACGCATTTGCCGGGAGGTATCGCTGATGGCCCGGGTCGAAGCCGAGGAGGAGCCACCAGCGCATACCGTCGACGTAGATGGGGCGCTGGTTGCCTTCCGAGAGGAGCCATCTTGCTCCCTGGACCTCTTTGCCGTTGAAGACCGGCTTGTCCCCGGTCGTCTCGAGCGCCATCGATGTCGGGCTGTCGCCCACGACCTGGTAGATGACCCCGCTGTTGAAGAGGAGGAAGACGACGAAGAAGAGCGAGAGCGCCTGGTACGCCGTCCCCATGAACGGCACGGCGCTTATGGCGCGTAGCCTCCCGGCCACTGCCTCGTACAGCGTTATGCCGCCGATGATCGCGAACGGCGCGAGGAGGAGCAGCGTGATGTGGTACAGCCTGCTGGTGTTGAGCGAACTCGCAAAGAACGGCACGACGATCCCGGCCACGTTGATGAGGAGGAAGACCAGGGAGACGGCGAGGTACTCGGGCTCGATCCGCCACCGCCCGCGCTTTGCGAGGGCCGCGAGCAGCCCCACGGCGATGAGCCCCTGGGTCGCGATATGGACGACCTTCGCGAGGCTGTGCAGGGGCGTCGCCGACTGGCCGGTGAGGATCTGCATCCCCTGGGCGGGGGTCGCGCTGTGGGTCTGGATGAACAGGGTGGTCCAGATCTTATCCCCGATCCCGGCGATGGTGGCGAACGCCGTTCCTTCCGCCACCGTCGAGTACCAGAGGTAGGTGAGGATGGCAAAGACCAGGATGTAGGGGAGGACGAGCGTCCTGACTTCCGGCCGGGGAGCGGCTCCCCCCGGGGCCAGCGGGTCGTGCGCCAGGGCGTCCGGAATCCCGCGGAGCATTCCCTTTATGCGGGACGGCAGGTGCTCGGGAAGGATCAGCAGGAGCCATGCCGGAACGAGCGAGAAGAGGTAGATGTACGAGAGGCCGTAATGCGAGACGATCATCGCAAAGCCGAAGGTGACCATGAGGAACGCCCGGCTGCTCCGGGCCATGGACTTGTCGATCAGCACGAGGATGGTCAGCACCAGGAAGAGTTCCGCGATCTGCTGGCGGGCAAGGGAGATCATCTCCGTGTAGAACGTAAAGAACGAGACGAAGAAGAAGGCGGAGAGAAACCCGACCTTCGCGTTCGTCTGTTTCTCGACGGCCCTGTAGACGCCGAGCGGGACGAGGGCAAAGATGAGGGGGTAGATGATCTTGAGGACCCAGACCGGGTCTAAGTCGCAGATGAGCGAGTAGATGGGGACGAGCGCGACGATCGAGAGCATCCCGTTCGTATTGTAGGGGATGGTCATGTCCCAGAGTCCCGGCACCAGCACGCTGTTGATGAGGTGGAGCTCGTGGTGGATGTCGTAGCCCCAGATATACTCCGATATCAGCGAGGTGTGGTAGAGAAGCGAGAGTGCGATCGCGTAGACCGCGAGCGGATAACACGATGGCGGGATGAGGCGGTCGAACCCGACGGCAAGGCCGATAACGGCGAGCAGGACGAGGAGGAGGAAGAGGAGCGTCACCATGTGGTACTCGTTCCTGAGGTGGGTCCCGATGATCGCAAAGAACGGGAGCAGCGCCAGAAGCGGGGCTGCGGGAGGGGGGATGGAGATCTCCGCCCCCGCAGAACTCGCGCCGGCGTATTCCCTGTCCCTGACGAGCGCGAGGTAGAAGAGGACCTGGACGACGGCGACGATCGTGATAAAGAGGATCGCGAATGAGAACGGCCGTGCGTACCCGATCAGCGGGTAGACGACATTTGCGGCAAGGCCGGTGAGCATGAGGACCGCAAGGCTCAGCCCGACCGAGTAGAGCGTCGTCTCGACCGTGCCGAGGTTATGGAGCCTGAGCGCCTTCAACACGAGAAGGCCGGGCAGGAACGTGAGGTAGAGGAGGGCCAGAACTTCCCGCGCGATCGGTATGTGGTATCCGACGAGGCTGAGGCAGACCACCGCGACGAAGGCGACCTGAAATGCCTGAAACGCCCAGAAGAACGTCCTGTTATCCCAGTCGTTCATCCTGAACGGGTTGAGCAGGTGCATGGGTCCCGGTACCTCCTGTAAATTGTTCGCTGGCTGTGTACATGGGAATGGTCTCTCTGTCCTGGTGGTCTCCGGTAAGTCCGTATCTGCACTGACTATCTGGTTACTCTATAAAAACTTTTGGCATGGCCCGCCTGCCGTGGGGGCGATATGCTCCTCCCCCCCGGCCATCCGGCCCCCGGTGCGGTGTGGGCCGGAAGATCCGGCCCTGAAGATCCCCCTCAGCCCGGCAACCCCCGTCTCATCGCTCTTCTCCGGCGATCGAGACCGGATCGTGAGGCTTCTTGCCTGCGAAGGAGTCGCTCCTCCCCGGAACGGGTACCAGTTCGTTGTAGACCGCGAGGAGAGACTTCACGATCGTGGACCAGGCCATATCCGTCTTCAGTTTCGTGTAGCCCTGCTCCCCCATGCGCCGGCACGCCTCCGGATCTTTGAGCAGGCTCACGAGTGCGGCGGCCAGCGCCTCCGGGTCTCGCGGCGGCACGACGTATCCGGTCCTGCCGTCGTCGACGATCTCGGGTAATCCTCCCACATCCGTGGCGACGACCGGCCGCCTGAACCCGTACGCGGTCGGGATGACGCCGCTCTGGGACGCTTCGATATACGGGAGCGCCACGAGGCTTGCCTGCTGGAAGAGCCGGGCGCCCTCCTCGTAGGGTATCCTGTAGTTTCGGACCTCGAAGGCGTCCCTTCCTGCCATCATCGCCTCGTACCTGCCGAACTCCTCCCCCGTCCCGGCGATGACGATCCGGGCGTCGGGGACCTCGCGGGTGATGAGGGGTTCGGCCCGGATCAGGCACTCGAGCCCTTTGTAACGATGAATCCGGCCGAAGAAGAGGATCCGGCGCCCGTCGGGCCCCAGCCCCTCCTGCTCGAACTTCGTGAACGGCGTAACCTCGTGTTCGCCTATCGGGATGACATGCACCTTCCGGCCGGGGACGCGGTACTCCCGCACCAGGGTCTCTTTGAGCGCTCTGCCGTGGACGAAGATCCGGTCGGGGAGGAGCCGGGACGTGAGCAGGGTGAGCCGGTAGAGGAGGGAGCCGATGTCCAGGAGGCGGTCTTCGCCGGGGTGCGGTTCGATGTCGTGGAACGTCGCCACCAGCGGGTATCTCCGGAGCATGGGGAGGAGCGGGCAGAGCATGGGGTTGTTCACCTGGAAGTGAACGACGTCGGGCTTGAAGCCGTCGACCGTCGCGACGATCTCCCGGAGCATCGAGATCCGCGACGTATCGGAGTAGGGGAAGACGCTGACCTTCACCCGGGGGTCGATGCTCTCCAGGTACTCCTCCGACCTGTAGTCCGGCAGCAGCAGCAGCACCTCGGCGTGCCGGGCGAGCTCGTTTGCCATCTGGATGGTGTAGTCGTAGAACCAGAAGGTCAGGCATGCCACTCGCATACGGGCACTCTGTATGGGGATGCTCTATATAGAGATTGCGTCCGGAAGCCCCGTTGGCCCGGAAGGCTCCGGGCAGGGGCCTGCGGTCGGGGAGATCGCTCTCCGGGGGCTCCTGCCACCGGGGACGTCACTGCGGGGCAGGGCAGAATCCCGCCTGCCCTGGCCCTCCGCCCGGCAAACCGGATGGCTCCGGCAACGCTTCAGGCTGCCGGGCACCGGTGGGGGCCGGGGTCCGGGGGGCCTGCCGACGCATGGAGCCGGGCGTTCATCCCCCGTGCGAGGAGGCGGTTCTGCCGGGGCTGTTACCGGGGTCCGACGGCAGAAAGCGCGAATATTTATACTCTTCGATTTTAATTCATTAAATGATATAATATGTTTTTGCAGACTTCGATATCTCCTCTCCTGACCTATCATCGTGAGCCGACCTCATTTATTGAATTATATATTAAAATAATTATAATAATGAATTTTATTTTTTGAATAAAATATTTATACTGCGATTGAAAGACGGTAGTGATACCTCACAGAGAGGCTGAATGGCATGACAGAAAGGCGAAATATATTCAGACTGGCTGCAGTGCTCCTGGTATGCTGCCTGATCCCGGCATTCTCGCCGGTCAGTGCGGCGGAGTCTGCAACAGGAGCCACGCTCACCGTGGCTGCAAGCGATAGCACCGAACTGTCGAAGAACCAGGCAGACTATGTCTGTGACGGCGTCGACGACCACGTGGAGATCCGGCAGGCGCTCGCCGCGCTGCCCGAAGGCGGTAAGGTCGTCCTCTCGGAAGGTACGTTCAACTGTGCGGGCATCCTCGCTCCGGCGGGAGGCACGACGCTCTCCGGCCAGGGTCCGGACGCGACGAACCTTGTGTTCACCCGTGACGGGCGCATCAACGTCGACCGCGAGTACGTGACCCTCGACGGGTTCAGCGTCAAGGGCAGCGGCTACAGCAGCGGCGTCAAGTGGCTCGGCGTGGTGACCGTCCGTGCAAGCCACGCAGAGATCCACAACATCACGGGAACCGCGGATACGACCATCCAGGCGGTCTTCCTCCTGATCCACGACCCGGCTGTCTATGCGCCGACCCTCGAGGATGTCGAGTTCGTCAACTGCAAGGCCGTGGACACCGGGACCTACGGGTTCCTCCACAACGCCTGGGGAACGACCAACAAGACCATCAAGGACGTCCGCTACGAGAACTGCGCCGCGATCAACTGCGGCAAGTTCGGCGCGTTCAACCCCTGGATCACCGGGTTCGACTTTGCCGAGCTCAACGATATGGACGGCCTCTACGTCAAGGACTGCCACGCCGAGGGCAATCTTGAGTCCGGGTTCCACTTCGAGTTCGACCCCAAGGTGACAAACGCGGTTCTCGAGAACTGCACGAGTGTAAACAACGGGCAGAAGCCCTACCCGACGGTGCCTTACAAGCAGAGCGACATGTCGACCCACTACTTCGGGTGCGGCTACTACGCCCCGAACTGCGACGTGACGTTCATCAACTGCACGGCGGAGGGCAACTCGCTGTATGGCTTCTACGCCACGAACGGCGGCAAGCTCTACAACTGCGTCGAGAAGGAGTCCGGCGCCGGGAAGACCGACTACACCCACCGCAAGCCGGCCGGCTACTACGCCATCCCGACCCGCTCGGTGAACCCCTCTCTGGTCCTGGAGAACTGCACGAGCATCGACTCCCACGGCTACGGCATCCAGATCGATCTCGCGAAGAATGTCCAGATCAAGAACTTCCAGATGATCAACCCGGCCGGGATCGGCGGCAAGGGTGCGAGCCTCGGCGGCACGAACGGCCAGTTCAGCGACTCGTCGGTCGACATCATCGCATCCGGCGACCTGGTCGAGACTCTGGTCTGGGCAAAGAACAACCAGAACGTCGAGTACACAGGAGAGGTCACCTCCGACTCCGACCGCGCCTTCGTGGTTGAGGGTGGAGGCGACGTCCGGACGACAGGCATGAAGGTCGTGCCTGCCGACGGCGCCTGAACCTGTTGATACCGCCGGGCCCCGTCCGGGCCCGGCCCCAATCTTTTTTAACCCTTATCGGGCTCCGCACCGTCTGCGGCCCTGCCGGTCACGGTGTAAAACCCCTTCAGATACCCGGCGGCGAGCGCCCCTTCGGGCTCCGGTCTGCGGCCTTCGCGTAGAACGTCTCGATATCGTGGACGATCGCCTGCCAGTTGTACTTCGTCCGGACGAGCTCCTTTGCCTGCCTCCCGAACTCCGCCCGCAGAGCGTCGTCGGCAAGCAGGCGCCCGATGGCGCCGGCAAGCGCCTCAGGCGTGTAATCGGCCGTGAACCCGACGGTATTATCGACCCAGCCGAGCAGGTCTCCCTTGCCCGTCGTCACGATGGGCGTCCCGCAGAGACACGCCTCGAGGAACGTGACGGGAAAGCCGGTGAAACTCGGCGTCACGAAGACATCGGCGTCGGTGTATGCCGCCATCTTGTCTTCCTTGCTCACGAACCCCGTGAAGATCACCCGGTCCTCAAGGCCGAGCTCGCTGACCCGCCGCCTGAACTCGTCGTTGTAGCCCATGTCTCCCCCGACGAGCATCAGGACGGCGTCGTCGAACTTCCGCGCGACCTCTTTAAACGAGCGGATCAGGAGGTCGATCCCCTTCGTGGGGTCGAGCCGTCCGAGGTAGAGCACGACCTTTGCGGCGGGGTCGATCTCCCACGCCGCACGGAACGCGCCGCGGGCCGGGAGGTCGGGATACTCGGCGAGGTCGATGCCGTTCGGGACGATCGCGATCTTCTCCTCGTCGACGCCGAGAGCCCGGTAACGCTCGGCCTCCGTCTCGTTGAGCGCGATCACCCCTGCGGCGCCGAGGATCACCTTCTCCGACCAGAGCAGGTCGAAGAGCCGCTTCATCCGCGTGGAACCCGTGTCCTGCGGGAGCGCCCCGTGCGCCTGGAG encodes:
- a CDS encoding glycosyltransferase family 4 protein is translated as MRVACLTFWFYDYTIQMANELARHAEVLLLLPDYRSEEYLESIDPRVKVSVFPYSDTSRISMLREIVATVDGFKPDVVHFQVNNPMLCPLLPMLRRYPLVATFHDIEPHPGEDRLLDIGSLLYRLTLLTSRLLPDRIFVHGRALKETLVREYRVPGRKVHVIPIGEHEVTPFTKFEQEGLGPDGRRILFFGRIHRYKGLECLIRAEPLITREVPDARIVIAGTGEEFGRYEAMMAGRDAFEVRNYRIPYEEGARLFQQASLVALPYIEASQSGVIPTAYGFRRPVVATDVGGLPEIVDDGRTGYVVPPRDPEALAAALVSLLKDPEACRRMGEQGYTKLKTDMAWSTIVKSLLAVYNELVPVPGRSDSFAGKKPHDPVSIAGEER
- a CDS encoding glycosyltransferase; translated protein: MKILQVTPFFKPLWESGGVARVAYDISHALHENGHAVTVYTTNRSIYPNDLPTNRLTEVDGMGVYYFENLRKYAPTVVTPPVVPYRMPAVARKEMKQFDLIHIHDHRTLLTVTASHYARRYGIPYVLQAHGALPQDTGSTRMKRLFDLLWSEKVILGAAGVIALNETEAERYRALGVDEEKIAIVPNGIDLAEYPDLPARGAFRAAWEIDPAAKVVLYLGRLDPTKGIDLLIRSFKEVARKFDDAVLMLVGGDMGYNDEFRRRVSELGLEDRVIFTGFVSKEDKMAAYTDADVFVTPSFTGFPVTFLEACLCGTPIVTTGKGDLLGWVDNTVGFTADYTPEALAGAIGRLLADDALRAEFGRQAKELVRTKYNWQAIVHDIETFYAKAADRSPKGRSPPGI
- a CDS encoding MATE family efflux transporter; the protein is MAVALPKNFSEVRRQFQEPLIRNSFFIMASSFVAAGFGFFFWMIAARFYSQADVGIATALMSSVGLLILISRLGLDQSVIRFFPSRDKNRVLGTAILVPTAIALGAGLLFIATVDLVSPELAIVRTIAPLYLIILGAYSVTWVLEGALNALRRSEHYFALNLLYGSRILFLVPLVFLGATGIFGAFGLSFVIGLFLALFLLSRSSVRPVLGVDRVFLREAWQFSAGAYVAGILMSAPNMVIPIMVLHVLGAESTANYYITYAIVSVLFMIPYAFTTSLFVEGSHGGEMKGSVLRTLASMFALLIPAIIVLSLFGEQILSLIGKDYVEGIALLQVLAVSALFVSICQTFISIAKVRNDIRSLIILSGFVSIALLGLGYTLMDRFGLIGMGYAWFTTYLAGTLLVGLILKKKGWV
- a CDS encoding right-handed parallel beta-helix repeat-containing protein, with product MTERRNIFRLAAVLLVCCLIPAFSPVSAAESATGATLTVAASDSTELSKNQADYVCDGVDDHVEIRQALAALPEGGKVVLSEGTFNCAGILAPAGGTTLSGQGPDATNLVFTRDGRINVDREYVTLDGFSVKGSGYSSGVKWLGVVTVRASHAEIHNITGTADTTIQAVFLLIHDPAVYAPTLEDVEFVNCKAVDTGTYGFLHNAWGTTNKTIKDVRYENCAAINCGKFGAFNPWITGFDFAELNDMDGLYVKDCHAEGNLESGFHFEFDPKVTNAVLENCTSVNNGQKPYPTVPYKQSDMSTHYFGCGYYAPNCDVTFINCTAEGNSLYGFYATNGGKLYNCVEKESGAGKTDYTHRKPAGYYAIPTRSVNPSLVLENCTSIDSHGYGIQIDLAKNVQIKNFQMINPAGIGGKGASLGGTNGQFSDSSVDIIASGDLVETLVWAKNNQNVEYTGEVTSDSDRAFVVEGGGDVRTTGMKVVPADGA
- a CDS encoding DUF2206 domain-containing protein, translated to MHLLNPFRMNDWDNRTFFWAFQAFQVAFVAVVCLSLVGYHIPIAREVLALLYLTFLPGLLVLKALRLHNLGTVETTLYSVGLSLAVLMLTGLAANVVYPLIGYARPFSFAILFITIVAVVQVLFYLALVRDREYAGASSAGAEISIPPPAAPLLALLPFFAIIGTHLRNEYHMVTLLFLLLVLLAVIGLAVGFDRLIPPSCYPLAVYAIALSLLYHTSLISEYIWGYDIHHELHLINSVLVPGLWDMTIPYNTNGMLSIVALVPIYSLICDLDPVWVLKIIYPLIFALVPLGVYRAVEKQTNAKVGFLSAFFFVSFFTFYTEMISLARQQIAELFLVLTILVLIDKSMARSSRAFLMVTFGFAMIVSHYGLSYIYLFSLVPAWLLLILPEHLPSRIKGMLRGIPDALAHDPLAPGGAAPRPEVRTLVLPYILVFAILTYLWYSTVAEGTAFATIAGIGDKIWTTLFIQTHSATPAQGMQILTGQSATPLHSLAKVVHIATQGLIAVGLLAALAKRGRWRIEPEYLAVSLVFLLINVAGIVVPFFASSLNTSRLYHITLLLLAPFAIIGGITLYEAVAGRLRAISAVPFMGTAYQALSLFFVVFLLFNSGVIYQVVGDSPTSMALETTGDKPVFNGKEVQGARWLLSEGNQRPIYVDGMRWWLLLGFDPGHQRYLPANASLIEPNSYTYFGTYNLVREDIRLEAQKNTVTTAMYVDAGLFVENQNRIYDNAGSAVYYR